From the genome of Cherax quadricarinatus isolate ZL_2023a chromosome 47, ASM3850222v1, whole genome shotgun sequence, one region includes:
- the LOC128696570 gene encoding uncharacterized protein, with protein sequence MYSVSNTNLSIPALGRPFCLGMLYDCRNDQLIQGVSLWDTSTLEEKTVLRLTNTDSRIIASDSLEDKASALDINANLKLSFLGGLFHVSGSGKYLHNEKTSSKQERVTLQYKCSIRSEAMTMEQLGKGKVQHQDVFDNGIATHVVTGVEYGAQAFFIFERECSSFSLDKQSSGELQGMLKLIKEIPIDGKGQMDISENEKKYVENFTCTFIGDFQLQENPCTFEDAVRVYKNLPKLLGEEGQKAVPVKVTLYPLALLDNKASKFVRDINANLTSETEKVFENLHELTIRCNDLNHSSVAEKINIIQKEIRHFKSMIIIYKLEFQRQLAVLLPSIKGGGAEESQLADLLKKKEASPFSYLNLHTWLQDKEKLIKILNEYINMLSEIMFASEPGDLEVMMMKADINYIFCLQILIPQNNFQLLKMEMYNENKYDHESDNESTEGNFEDTLKRNYRDGEMSILKKVSQFRDFFLSNKESKGTSFAVTVNYSDTLDYQAHIQCFKQGGIINKNYEIPSEPIMPEADSTESTHNSFTIVWIPPQYGASSVQNYEILYQQVSTDNPPVSSRVKTDSHTLSYTVPNLEANCAYQVSVRSLCEAGVGPTSKTITVYTRPSCPPGKPQVWQTSLTSIEIQWSKPPYISPHCSIQKYKVKQQQKGTNLWVTKGFTKADELTYETKVIQDTTLRFALAADCGVALCSEDSDPSDYIYVKADDKAIKDSKSIKWKQELCRASNLVDKGPPSIYMLKTELVFSKDHDLIRKYELTTLKQKIGSEEKVILLVGATGSGKTTLINGIINYIFGVNWKDDFRFKLIAEDSSHDQAKSQTKHITSYTIHQVSSDYPYTLTIIDTPGFGDTSGVKRDQEITSQIHKFFTTQGPGGIDHIDAVGFVIQSSMPRLTPTQTYIFDQILSLFGKDIKDNIFLLLTFADGQVPQVLSGITAAGMPYRKYFKFNNSALFAKRTKDARNTAAKDESEEDEANVNFDEMFWKMGANSFKVFLKKLNEVDSRSLCLTQDVLSERGKLQNYIREIQIQIQAGLSALETLKTEAEIVKSHQADIDKNKNFTYKVNEEIYKQVEIPPGQYITNCQKCNRTCHELCKIADDNEKHRCWAITDGKCRICPGKCDWLVHKNFPYRYVLEVVERIKTADELRARYEEATQKKLTAEKLISKIKDEFILLQKKVLKMTVSVKTSLERLQEIALKPNPLSTVDYIDIMIENEKSQAQKGWMERIEQLRELRKDAEFIQKIADDDFHPFWDDTQNPNPEKGIVPKSRLDTVLEYFYKKK encoded by the coding sequence ATGTATTCTGTAAGTAATACAAACCTCTCTATCCCTGCTCTAGGCCGGCCTTTCTGTCTTGGGATGCTTTACGACTGTAGGAACGACCAATTAATCCAGGGAGTAAGTCTCTGGGACACATCAACTTTGGAAGAAAAAACTGTCCTAAGACTTACAAACACTGATTCTCGCATAATTGCTTCTGACTCTCTGGAAGACAAAGCCTCGGCTCTTGATATTAATGCTAACCTGAAGTTGAGTTTCCTCGGAGGTTTGTTTCATGTATCGGGATCAGGAAAATACCTGCACAACGAGAAGACTTCCAGTAAACAGGAGAGAGTCACTCTGCAGTACAAATGTAGCATCAGGTCGGAGGCCATGACGATGGAACAACTTGGCAAGGGTAAAGTGCAGCATCAAGATGTATTTGATAATGGAATTGCAACGCACGTCGTCACTGGAGTAGAGTATGGAGCACAAGCTTTCTTTATTTTTGAGAGAGAGTGTTCCTCATTTTCACTGGACAAGCAAAGTTCTGGAGAATTGCAAGGTATGTTGAAATTAATAAAAGAAATTCCAATAGATGGTAAAGGACAAATGGATATTTCTGAAAATGAAAAGAAATACGTTGAAAATTTTACTTGCACATTCATTGGAGATTTTCAGCTTCAAGAAAATCCTTGCACCTTTGAAGATGCCGTTCGAGTCTACAAGAACTTACCAAAGCTATTAGGGGAGGAAGGACAAAAGGCTGTACCAGTTAAAGTCACATTGTACCCTTTAGCACTTCTGGATAATAAAGCCAGTAAATTCGTGCGTGATATTAATGCAAACTTAACCAGTGAGACAGAAAAAGTTTTTGAAAACCTCCATGAGCTTACTATTAGGTGCAACGATTTAAATCATTCTTCTGTTGCAGAAAAAATTAATATTATCCAAAAGGAAATACGTCACTTTAAATCAATGATCATCATTTACAAGCTTGAATTCCAAAGACAATTGGCAGTGTTGCTACCCAGCATCAAAGGTGGAGGAGCTGAGGAATCACAACTGGCAGATCTTCTGAAGAAGAAAGAGGCATCTCCATTCAGTTACCTGAACCTTCACACTTGGCTCCAAGATAAAGAAAAACTTATAAAAATTCTCAATGAATATATCAATATGCTATCAGAGATCATGTTTGCCTCAGAACCTGGTGATTTGGAGGTAATGATGATGAAGGCAGACATTAACTATATCTTCTGCCTTCAAATTCTTATCCCACAAAACAACTTTCAGCTTCTAAAAATGGAAATGTATAATGAAAATAAATATGACCATGAAAGTGACAATGAAAGCACTGAGGGAAACTTTGAGGACACTCTAAAAAGAAATTACAGGGATGGAGAAATGTCTATTTTAAAGAAAGTCTCACAATTTAGAGACTTCTTTCTATCCAACAAAGAAAGCAAAGGAACTTCCTTTGCAGTGACAGTGAACTATTCTGATACATTAGATTATCAGGCTCATATTCAGTGTTTTAAGCAGGGTGGTATCATAAATAAGAATTATGAAATTCCTTCAGAACCTATCATGCCTGAAGCTGACAGTACTGAAAGTActcataatagttttaccattgTTTGGATACCACCACAATATGGCGCTTCAAGTGTGCAAAATTATGAAATACTTTACCAACAAGTGAGTACAGACAATCCCCCTGTGAGCTCGAGGGTTAAGACAGATTCACACACTCTTAGCTATACTGTTCCCAACCTTGAGGCTAACTGTGCCTACCAGGTGAGTGTACGGAGCCTGTGTGAGGCAGGAGTAGGTCCCACCAGTAAGACAATAACAGTATACACCagaccatcctgtcctccagggAAGCCTCAGGTGTGGCAAACTTCGCTAACATCTATAGAAATACAGTGGTCAAAACCACCATACATTAGCCCACACTGTAGTATACAAAAGTATAAAGTTAAGCAGCAACAGAAAGGGACAAACTTATGGGTTACAAAAGGATTCACGAAAGCTGATGAACTTACCTATGAAACAAAAGTTATACAGGATACTACTTTGAGGTTCGCATTAGCTGCTGATTGTGGTGTTGCGTTATGCAGTGAGGACAGTGATCCCAGTGACTACATTTATGTAAAAGCTGATGATAAGGCTATAAAAGATAGTAAAAGCATAAAATGGAAACAAGAATTGTGTCGTGCATCGAACCTTGTTGACAAAGGTCCACCTTCCATTTATATGCTTAAAACAGAATTAGTATTTTCCAAAGATCATGATCTGATAAGAAAGTATGAACTAACAACACTAAAACAGAAAATAGGTTCTGAGGAAAAAGTAATCTTACTAGTCGGAGCAACAGGATCAGGAAAAACAACTTTGATCAATGGCATCATCAACTACATCTTTGGTGTGAACTGGAAAGACGATTTCAGATTCAAATTAATAGCAGAAGACAGCAGCCATGATCAAGCGAAAAGTCAGACCAAACACATTACGTCTTATACGATTCATCAAGTGAGCTCTGATTACCCTTACACACTGACCATCATTGACACTCCAGGGTTCGGTGACACCTCGGGAGTGAAGCGAGACCAGGAGATCACCAGCCAGATTCACAAGTTCTTCACCACCCAGGGTCCAGGAGGTATTGACCATATTGACGCAGTTGGTTTTGTTATTCAGTCCTCAATGCCGAGACTAACTCCAACACAGACTTACATTTTTGACCAGATTCTCTCCTTGTTTGGCAAGGATATTAAGGATAACATTTTTCTTTTACTCACTTTTGCTGATGGTCAAGTACCACAAGTTCTGAGTGGAATAACAGCAGCTGGTATGCCATACAGAAAATATTTCAAGTTTAACAACTCTGCTTTATTTGCTAAACGTACTAAGGATGCTAGAAATACTGCAGCTAAAGATGAGAGTGAAGAAGACGAAGCAAATGTTAATTTTGATGAAATGTTTTGGAAGATGGGAGCAAATAGCTTTAAAGTGTTTTTGAAGAAATTGAATGAAGTTGATAGCAGAAGCCTCTGTCTGACTCAGGATGTCCTCTCTGAGAGAGGAAAGTTACAAAACTACATCAGAGAGATTCAGATACAGATCCAAGCTGGTCTCAGCgctcttgaaacattaaaaacagAAGCAGAAATAGTAAAATCCCACCAAGCTGACATAGACAAAAATAAAAACTTCACTTACAAAGTAAACGAGGAAATATATAAGCAAGTTGAAATTCCACCCGGCCAGTATATAACGAATTGCCAAAAGTGTAACCGAACCTGCCATGAACTATGCAAAATTGCTGATGATAATGAGAAGCATCGTTGCTGGGCAATAACTGATGGTAAGTGTCGTATCTGCCCAGGAAAGTGCGACTGGTTGGTACACAAGAACTTCCCATACAGGTATGTTCTTGAAGTGGTAGAGAGGATCAAGACAGCTGACGAACTGAGAGCGCGCTATGAGGAAGCCACACAAAAGAAACTGACAGCAGAGAAACTTATTTCTAAAATTAAGGATGAATTCATACTTCTGCAGAAGAAAGTTCTGAAAATGACCGTATCAGTGAAAACATCACTAGAACGCTTGCAGGAAATTGCACTGAAGCCAAACCCTTTATCAACAGTAGATTACATTGACATCATGATAGAAAACGAGAAGTCACAAGCACAGAAGGGATGGATGGAGCGGATCGAGCAACTAAGAGAACTCAGAAAAGATGCAGAATTCATCCAAAAAATTGCTGACGATGACTTTCATCCATTTTGGGATGATACACAAAATCCAAACCCAGAGAAGGGAATAGTCCCTAAAAGTCGACTGGACACTGTACTGGAATATTTCTATAAGAAGAAGTAA